One Halolamina litorea genomic window carries:
- a CDS encoding universal stress protein: MYRVLLPVDHDDDRLDDQLDALFDLPGREEISVTVIHVHEEVDVPADEAGEYVIDSLNRDIAELQGIPETVDRAVSELEDAGIFEDLQTAVGDPVDEVIAAGEELDANAYLLGAKDRTPVGKAIFGSVTQGIIVQSDRPVIVA; the protein is encoded by the coding sequence ATGTATCGGGTGCTACTCCCCGTGGACCACGACGACGATCGGCTCGACGATCAGTTGGACGCGCTGTTCGATCTCCCCGGCCGCGAGGAGATCTCGGTGACCGTCATTCACGTCCACGAGGAGGTAGACGTGCCCGCCGACGAGGCCGGCGAGTACGTCATCGACAGCCTGAACCGCGACATCGCCGAGCTTCAGGGGATCCCCGAGACCGTCGACCGCGCGGTCTCGGAACTCGAAGACGCCGGCATCTTCGAGGACCTCCAGACGGCGGTCGGCGACCCGGTCGACGAAGTGATCGCCGCCGGCGAGGAACTCGACGCCAACGCCTACCTCCTCGGCGCGAAGGATCGGACCCCCGTCGGGAAGGCCATCTTCGGCAGCGTCACGCAAGGAATCATCGTCCAGTCCGACCGCCCGGTCATCGTCGCATGA
- a CDS encoding MmgE/PrpD family protein yields the protein MSGDTAADRLAAHALDTGRADLPDAAWGAVDDHLVDWVGLVLAGEAVAESSPSVVDAVDALTTPVAADGRGATVLPTGEQVAPDRAALLNGTFAHSLDFDDTHRASSLHPGAPVIAAALAVAETVEAPVDELRTAIAVGYDVACAVGRAVTPEAHYARGFHITATCGTFGATAAAGRLRGLDREELASAFGVNGSQAAGSLQFLENGAWNKRLHPGLAASRAVLASELAANGFVGAAEPLAGEDGFLNGYSDDPDPSLLDDLTPGRALEETALKPYPCCRYTHAAIDALLEVAEGIDADDVESIHVELPESGVRLTGDPIDAKRRPDNFVDCQFSMPFVGALALTEGDAGLPAFLDAQDHLDDAGLRRLMDATTVEASDRTRERFPEIWAADVTVETPDGDYERFVEYARGEPESPLGRDAVDRKFRDLAVTAGSDDDAIEAALAACRGDGTLYDALRELSA from the coding sequence ATGAGCGGCGACACCGCGGCCGACCGACTGGCCGCACACGCACTGGACACCGGGCGCGCTGATCTCCCCGACGCGGCCTGGGGCGCCGTCGACGACCACCTCGTCGATTGGGTTGGATTAGTTCTCGCCGGCGAGGCCGTCGCCGAATCCTCCCCGAGCGTCGTCGACGCCGTCGACGCCCTGACGACGCCGGTGGCCGCCGACGGCCGGGGCGCGACCGTCCTCCCGACGGGCGAGCAGGTCGCCCCCGACCGCGCGGCGCTGCTCAACGGTACGTTCGCTCACAGCCTCGACTTCGACGACACCCACCGGGCATCGTCGCTCCACCCCGGCGCGCCCGTGATCGCTGCCGCGCTGGCCGTCGCCGAGACCGTCGAGGCGCCCGTGGACGAACTGCGGACGGCCATCGCGGTGGGGTACGACGTGGCCTGTGCGGTCGGCCGCGCGGTGACGCCCGAGGCTCACTACGCCCGCGGCTTCCACATCACGGCGACCTGCGGGACGTTCGGGGCGACCGCCGCCGCGGGGCGGCTACGGGGGCTCGACCGCGAGGAACTCGCCTCGGCGTTCGGCGTCAACGGCAGTCAAGCCGCCGGCTCGCTCCAGTTCCTCGAGAACGGCGCGTGGAACAAGCGGCTCCACCCCGGCCTCGCGGCCTCGCGAGCGGTGCTGGCGAGCGAACTCGCCGCCAACGGCTTCGTCGGCGCCGCCGAACCGCTGGCGGGCGAGGACGGCTTCCTCAACGGCTACTCCGACGACCCGGACCCGAGCCTGCTCGACGATCTGACGCCGGGCCGGGCGCTCGAAGAGACCGCGCTCAAGCCCTACCCCTGCTGTCGGTACACTCACGCAGCGATCGACGCGCTGCTCGAGGTCGCTGAGGGGATCGACGCCGACGACGTGGAGTCGATCCACGTCGAACTCCCCGAGTCGGGGGTTCGACTCACCGGCGACCCCATCGACGCCAAGCGTCGCCCGGACAACTTCGTCGACTGCCAGTTCAGCATGCCGTTCGTCGGGGCGCTGGCGCTGACGGAGGGCGACGCCGGCCTCCCGGCGTTCCTCGACGCACAGGACCACCTCGACGACGCCGGTCTCCGTCGGCTGATGGACGCCACGACCGTCGAGGCGAGCGACCGGACCCGGGAGCGCTTCCCCGAAATCTGGGCCGCCGACGTGACCGTCGAGACGCCCGACGGCGACTACGAGCGCTTCGTCGAGTACGCCCGCGGCGAGCCCGAATCCCCCCTCGGACGTGACGCCGTGGACCGGAAGTTCCGCGACCTCGCGGT